One Glycine max cultivar Williams 82 chromosome 3, Glycine_max_v4.0, whole genome shotgun sequence DNA window includes the following coding sequences:
- the LOC100801675 gene encoding RHOMBOID-like protein 1 produces MSGEPRPLEIHLRVNSKRGTTMVHPVAAAETVEVPIQYPREEEVKHYRKWFSWLIPLFVVANIVMFVITMYVNNCPRNSVSCIASFLGRFSFQPFKENPLLGPSSLTLQKMGALDVSRVVHRHQGWRLITCMWLHAGVFHLLANMLGILVIGIRLEQEFGFVLIGLLFVISGFGGSLLSALFIQSNISVGASGALFGLLGGMLSELITNWSIYDNKLTALLTLVIIIVINLAVGILPHVDNFAHIGGFLTGFLLGFVFLIRPQFGWVNQRYAPLNYSPGRVKPKFKKYQCILWVFSLIILVVGLSVGLVALLQGVDANDHCSWCHYLSCVPTSKWSCHTEAAYCQSNQLGNQLNVTCSSNGKSSTYFMQNPTSSQIQQLCTQLCS; encoded by the exons ATGTCCGGAGAGCCACGGCCGTTGGAGATCCACCTGAGGGTCAACTCCAAGAGAGGCACCACCATGGTGCACCCCGTGGCGGCGGCGGAGACGGTGGAGGTTCCGATTCAGTACCCCAGAGAGGAAGAAGTGAAGCATTACAGAAAGTGGTTCTCTTGGCTGATACCTCTCTTTGTGGTTGCCAACATTGTTATGTTTGTGATCACTATGTATGTCAATAACTGCCCGCGTAACTCTGTCTCCTGCATTGCCTCCTTCTTGGGTCGCTTCTCCTTCCAGCCCTTCAAAGAAAACCCCCTCTTGGGCCCTTCTTCGTTGAC GCTGCAAAAGATGGGGGCTCTTGATGTGAGCAGAGTGGTTCACAGACACCAGGGGTGGCGCCTCATCACTTGTATGTGGCTACATGCTGGGGTTTTCCATCTGTTGGCAAATATGCTGGGTATTCTAGTCATTGGAATTCGGCTTGAGCAAGAATTTGGGTTTG TGCTAATTGGACTGCTATTTGTCATATCTGGATTTGGGGGGAGTTTGCTTTCTGCTCTGTTTATCCAGTCAAACATTTCTGTTGGTGCTTCTGGTGCACTTTTTGGCTTGCTGGGAGGCATGCTTTCAGAACTCATTACTAACTGGTCTATATATGATAACAAG CTAACAGCACTCCTCACCCTTGtgatcatcattgttatcaatcTAGCAGTTGGAATTCTCCCACATGTGGACAATTTTGCTCATATTGGAGGCTTTCTTACTGGATTTCTTCTCGGATTTGTGTTTTTGATACGTCCCCAGTTTGGATGGGTTAACCAACGATATGCTCCCCTAAATTATTCTCCAGGACGAGTGAAGCCTAAATTCAAGAAATATCAGTGCATCTTGTGGGTCTTCTCCCTGATCATTCTAGTTGTTGG GCTTTCTGTTGGGCTGGTTGCACTTCTCCAAGGTGTTGATGCAAATGATCACTGTTCCTGGTGCCATTATCTGTCTTGTGTTCCAACTTCAAAATGGAGCTGCCATACAGAGGCAGCATATTGTCAG TCAAACCAACTTGGCAACCAGTTGAACGTAACATGCTCAAGCAATGGTAAATCCAGTACATACTTCATGCAAAATCCAACCAGTTCCCAGATCCAGCAATTGTGTACTCAACTTTGTAGTTGA